The following proteins are co-located in the Aphis gossypii isolate Hap1 unplaced genomic scaffold, ASM2018417v2 Contig00441, whole genome shotgun sequence genome:
- the LOC126554179 gene encoding uncharacterized protein LOC126554179 — protein MSMNDEVKSFKSVKKQDIRNKNIKQVKSNKNKTMAKKNISYLDNIEKLLQNEKIETDIINTITVKQDDDLINVKSPTDERSSEYWTISHYKIKNIKNVDSKNR, from the exons atgagtATGAATGATGAggttaaatcatttaaatcagTGAAAAAACAAGACatacgtaataaaaatataaaacaagtcaaatcaaataagaataaaacaatggctaaaaaa aatatttcatatttggataatattgaaaaattactacaAAATGAAAAGATTGAAACTGATATCATAAATACTATTACGGTAAAACAAGATGATGAtttgataaatgttaaatcTCCAACTGATGAAAGAAGTTCCGAGTACTGGACCATCAGCCACTATaagatcaaaaatattaagaatgttGATAGCAAGaacaggtaa
- the LOC126554171 gene encoding E3 SUMO-protein ligase ZBED1-like: MTIARAWDIDYKVTAVVSDNAANFVAGVRMTGYRHLSCFARSLNLVVQKSLEHIAPVTVKIKSIVEYFKRSHHALSKLHATQEQMGLPILKLKQDVVTRWNSTYDMLRRIITVKNAVISTIAVLQVDIPILTPMEWCIVEKSVDILEIFYEVTKEISGDKYLTLSTTIIFIGIMTKSMMRYENDACLPSEVSSLVSTLKEEIMTRLRPWEENELVTQSALLDPRFKKLAFSNTSERKLTNAMSSLKTKVCSISIPNTITNTDTSIAREASTHSQSLLWKSFDEEFDRCRAVHNPQAAGIIELDKYFNEPAIGRHENPLAWWDDRQKLYPRLFILAKKRLCITASSVPCERLFSKAELRPVRRRRRTKMSSVKATIEQVTAMIPIYADGKDVCSFIRACDYACEAVDRETIPLLVKCINTRITGKALEVCRYRETSDWEIIKKILRGAFEQ, encoded by the exons ATGACAATAGCCAGGGCTTGGGATATTGACTATAAAGTTACAGCCGTTGTTAGTGATAATGCTGCCAATTTCGTAGCTGGTGTAAGAATGACTGGGTATAGACATTTATCATGTTTTGCTCGCTCGCTCAATTTGGTAGTTCAAAAGTCTCTTGAGCACATAGCACCTGTAACAGTTAAA aTCAAGTCGattgtagaatattttaaacgtagCCATCATGCATTGTCCAAGTTACATGCCACCCAAGAACAAATGGGACTGCCAATTCTGAAGTTGAAACAAGACGTCGTAACACGGTGGAATTCCACTTACGATATGCTGAGAAGAATCATCACAGTCAAGAATGCTGTTATCTCGACAATTGCAGTCCTTCAA GTTGATATCCCAATATTGACACCAATGGAATGGTGTATTGTTGAAAAATCTGTTGACATATTAGAAATTTTCTATGAAGTCACCAAGGAAATAAGTGGAGATAAGTATTTGACTCTATCTACTACcatcatttttattggtataatgACTAAATCTATGATGAGGTATGAAAATGATGCATGTTTACCATCGGAAGTATCTAGTTTAGTTAGTACATTAAAAGAAGAAATAATGACACGTTTGAGGCCATGGGAGGAAAATGAGTTGGTTACTCAAAGCGCGTTACTGGACCCGAGATTTAAAAAACTGGCATTCTCTAACACAAGTGAAAGAAAATTAACAAATGCTATGTCTtcactaaaaacaaaagtgTGTTCAATATCCATACCAAATACAATAACTAATACAGATACTTCCATTGCACGAGAGGCTTCAACTCATAGTCAGTCATTGTTATGGAAGTCATTTGATGAAGAGTTTGATCGGTGTAGAGCAGTTCATAATCCACAAGCGGCCGGGATTATAGAGCtggacaaatattttaatgaaccaGCAATAGGGAGACATGAAAACCCTTTAGCTTGGTGGGATGATCGTCAAAAATTGTATCCTCGACTTTTCATTCTAGCCAAAAAGCGACTTTGTATAACTGCAAGTTCAGTGCCATGCGAGCGCTTATTTAGTAAGGCTG AATTAAGACCAGTGAGAAGGAGACGAAGAACGAAGATGTCTAGTGTAAAGGCTACAATTGAGCAGGTCACTGCTATGATACCAATTTACGCCGATGGGAAAGACGTTTGTTCGTTCATAAGGGCATGCGATTATGCATGCGAGGCCGTAGATAGAGAAACCATACCCttattagtaaaatgtattaacactAGAATTACTGGCAAAGCGTTAGAAGTATGTCGCTATAGAGAAACTAGCGATtgggaaattattaaaaaaatattacgggGGGCTTTTGAACAGTAA